In Curtobacterium sp. MCPF17_002, one genomic interval encodes:
- a CDS encoding TetR/AcrR family transcriptional regulator encodes MAGKKAFDADAAVEAAMLVFWERGYADSSLDALGAAMGVGRSSFYNAFGDKAGLFQQCLARYGSRYGDRYEQALAAPEGDVRAALTSFFEVTLDRIADPAVPRGCLIAQSVIASPTLPPQAAAQAEILLGLQRRRITTALVAAGVAAPAAEDVALQVAAVNQSLAVLSRTGLSPERLGSVARAAVVAAVNGIGAGTPS; translated from the coding sequence ATGGCGGGGAAGAAGGCGTTCGACGCCGACGCGGCGGTCGAGGCGGCGATGCTCGTCTTCTGGGAGCGCGGCTACGCGGACTCGTCGTTGGATGCCCTCGGCGCTGCGATGGGCGTGGGCCGGAGCTCCTTCTACAACGCCTTCGGCGACAAGGCCGGGTTGTTCCAGCAGTGCCTCGCTCGCTACGGCAGCCGCTACGGCGACCGGTACGAGCAGGCACTCGCAGCGCCGGAGGGTGACGTCCGCGCCGCGCTCACCTCGTTCTTCGAGGTGACGCTGGACCGGATCGCCGACCCGGCCGTGCCGCGCGGATGCCTGATCGCACAGTCGGTGATCGCCAGCCCGACCCTCCCGCCGCAGGCGGCCGCGCAGGCGGAGATCCTCCTCGGCCTGCAGCGTCGGCGGATCACGACGGCACTCGTCGCGGCCGGCGTCGCCGCGCCGGCGGCGGAGGACGTCGCACTGCAGGTGGCTGCCGTCAACCAGTCCCTGGCCGTCCTGAGCCGGACCGGTCTGAGCCCCGAGCGGCTCGGATCGGTGGCACGCGCTGCCGTCGTCGCAGCTGTGAACGGGATCGGCGCGGGCACGCCCTCGTGA
- a CDS encoding helix-turn-helix transcriptional regulator produces MTTTVASVDDEGGANRLGAYLRARRGLLTPDRAGLPAGPNRRVPGLRREEVALLAGISADYYLRLERGRDSNPSMQVLEALARVLQLDDVEAAYLMSLATPRPRARRRQREERVPARLHHLLASIASPAFIEGRYFDVLAANASAITFSPRLAPGNNRLRSLLLDPEEREFHVEWERSVSDFVALFRHSLGDDVDEPRAIELVGELSLASARFREEWARQGVRTFSGGAVQIEHPVLGALQLHREKMQLEDLVLVVYYADEDSPTAEKLRMLDSLATPPLQS; encoded by the coding sequence GTGACAACTACCGTTGCGTCTGTGGACGACGAGGGTGGAGCGAACAGGCTGGGCGCGTACCTGCGCGCTCGCCGCGGTCTGCTCACGCCCGATCGAGCCGGTCTCCCCGCGGGACCGAACCGACGCGTGCCGGGACTCCGGCGCGAGGAAGTCGCACTGCTCGCCGGGATCAGCGCGGACTACTACCTCCGGCTCGAGCGCGGTCGCGACAGCAACCCGTCGATGCAGGTGCTCGAGGCGCTCGCACGGGTGCTCCAGCTGGACGACGTCGAGGCCGCGTACCTCATGTCCCTCGCGACTCCGCGACCCCGTGCCCGACGGCGGCAGCGCGAGGAACGCGTCCCGGCACGGCTGCATCACTTGCTCGCGTCCATCGCGTCCCCGGCGTTCATCGAAGGCCGCTACTTCGACGTCCTCGCCGCGAACGCGTCGGCCATCACGTTCTCGCCACGTCTCGCCCCGGGCAACAACCGCCTCCGGTCACTGCTCCTCGATCCGGAGGAGCGGGAGTTCCACGTGGAATGGGAACGATCGGTGAGCGACTTCGTGGCACTGTTCCGGCACTCGCTCGGGGACGACGTCGACGAGCCGCGCGCGATCGAACTGGTGGGAGAGCTCTCCCTTGCGAGCGCTCGGTTCCGCGAGGAATGGGCACGGCAGGGCGTGCGGACCTTCAGCGGTGGTGCTGTGCAGATCGAGCACCCGGTCCTCGGAGCGCTGCAACTCCACCGCGAGAAGATGCAGCTCGAGGACCTGGTCCTCGTCGTGTACTACGCGGACGAGGACAGCCCGACAGCCGAGAAGCTCCGCATGCTCGACTCGCTGGCCACCCCGCCGCTGCAGTCCTGA
- a CDS encoding SDR family NAD(P)-dependent oxidoreductase, which produces MDISGRTVLIVGGTSGIGLGLAHRFAGAGSTVIVGGRTIDRVTDLETVRIDVTDADSVVRARDEVLERHPELDVVVTMSGVMIPEDLRDPDHFTAAETTIDVNLLGTIRVIDAFTPHLIARADGDIVTVTSGIAHLPFPLMPTYGASKAGVHAYSEALRPQLAGVGVRVTELVPPAVATEAQGGMNPAALPLDDYLDEVIQLITAPDAPDEIVVEAARRLRWAERDGTYDDLLAQRSQALAMLPGH; this is translated from the coding sequence ATGGACATCAGCGGACGCACGGTCCTCATCGTCGGAGGCACCTCGGGCATCGGCCTCGGTCTCGCTCACCGGTTCGCCGGGGCGGGCAGCACGGTCATCGTCGGCGGGCGCACGATCGACCGCGTCACGGACTTGGAGACCGTCCGGATCGACGTGACGGACGCCGATTCGGTCGTCCGTGCCCGAGACGAGGTCCTCGAGCGGCACCCGGAGCTCGACGTCGTGGTCACGATGTCGGGCGTCATGATCCCCGAAGACCTCCGCGACCCCGATCACTTCACCGCTGCGGAGACGACGATCGACGTGAACCTGCTCGGCACCATCCGGGTGATCGACGCGTTCACACCGCACCTCATCGCCCGCGCAGACGGGGACATCGTGACGGTGACCTCGGGCATCGCGCACCTTCCCTTCCCGCTCATGCCGACGTACGGCGCGTCCAAGGCGGGCGTGCACGCCTACAGCGAGGCGCTCCGCCCGCAGCTGGCCGGCGTGGGCGTGCGGGTCACCGAGCTCGTACCGCCTGCGGTCGCGACCGAGGCACAGGGCGGGATGAACCCCGCCGCGCTCCCGCTCGACGACTACCTCGACGAGGTCATCCAGCTCATCACCGCGCCGGACGCCCCGGACGAGATCGTCGTCGAGGCCGCGCGGCGTCTCCGCTGGGCTGAGCGTGACGGCACCTACGACGACCTCCTCGCACAGCGGTCACAGGCGCTCGCGATGCTCCCCGGCCACTGA
- a CDS encoding SDR family NAD(P)-dependent oxidoreductase — translation MSGLAVITGASSGIGREYARRIASQGTDLIAVGRRRERLDELAVEFPDVRVQTVVADLSTHEGIRNVIAAVGDQAVTLLVNNAGVAHYKAFTDLAEEQAAELVGVKVLAPTLLTRAIAPGMVERGSGQVVNVAGMIAFSGPASLEQVGLRRAVYASTLAYTLALSQTLHAELSPNGVAVQALLPGVVATEFHERQGMDLSAAPRMTAADVVTASLRGIELGETVTAPGVEQGELLDEVFAADLAAFGGQSPQLATRYRV, via the coding sequence ATGAGCGGATTGGCCGTCATCACCGGAGCATCGTCCGGAATCGGTCGGGAGTACGCCCGACGCATCGCATCGCAGGGAACGGACCTCATCGCGGTCGGCCGACGCCGGGAGCGTCTCGACGAGCTCGCCGTCGAGTTCCCGGACGTCCGGGTGCAGACCGTCGTCGCGGACCTCTCGACGCACGAGGGCATCCGAAACGTGATCGCGGCTGTCGGCGACCAGGCGGTGACCCTGCTCGTCAACAACGCCGGCGTGGCCCACTACAAGGCCTTCACCGACCTGGCCGAGGAGCAGGCCGCCGAACTCGTCGGCGTGAAGGTGCTCGCCCCGACCCTCCTCACTCGTGCGATCGCACCGGGGATGGTGGAGCGCGGTTCCGGTCAGGTCGTCAACGTCGCCGGCATGATCGCCTTCAGCGGGCCGGCCAGCCTCGAGCAGGTCGGACTCCGACGTGCCGTCTACGCGTCGACGCTCGCCTACACGCTGGCCCTCTCGCAGACCCTCCACGCCGAGCTCTCGCCGAACGGTGTCGCCGTGCAGGCGCTGCTCCCCGGCGTCGTGGCGACCGAGTTCCACGAGCGCCAGGGCATGGACCTGTCGGCCGCTCCCCGGATGACCGCTGCCGACGTCGTCACCGCGAGCCTGCGTGGCATCGAACTCGGAGAGACCGTTACCGCGCCCGGCGTGGAGCAGGGCGAACTGCTCGACGAGGTCTTCGCGGCGGACCTGGCGGCCTTCGGCGGACAGTCGCCGCAGCTGGCGACCCGCTACCGCGTCTGA